From one Paenibacillus terrae HPL-003 genomic stretch:
- a CDS encoding glycoside hydrolase family 3 N-terminal domain-containing protein: protein MEQQLNSYLQNMTLEEKVDQLLQLVGVFFEDAETDGQITGPMESLGITEETVRNVGSVLGIAGAEEAIRVQQAYLSKNRLGIPLLIMADIVHGFKTIFPIPLAIGCSWNVQLAEESATIAAREASVSGVHVTFAPMVDLVRDPRWGRVMESTGEDPYLNSVFARAFVRGFQGKDLTNDTDRVAACVKHFAAYGAGEGGRDYNTVDLSAWQLREYYLPSYKAALDEGCEMVMTSFNTVEGVAATGNKRLMRDLLRDEWGFDGVLISDWAAIKELIPHGIAEDEREAAQKALLAGVDIEMMTSCYNGHLPELVRSGQLDEALVDEAVMRVLKLKQKLGLFDNPLRGADPEREREVVFCEAHRAVAKELAIKSCVLLKNDSVLPLNRSQHIALIGPFAESGDILGSWSWSGSQEEAVQVIDGFKSKISSSLLSVATGCSIDEISEEQYAEALQTASQAEVIVLALGERSDMSGEAGSRSDIRLPQAQLELMKRLKTLNKPMVAVLFNGRPLDLHGVIEEADAVLEAWFPGGEGGAAIADLLYGDAEPTGRLTMSFPQSVGQVPVYYNHFNTGRPQLDPNTKERYVSQYLDVPNEPLFPFGYGLSYTTVAYDSIQLSSNTLTPGQALAVKVRVTNTGTRPVEETVQFYVRDISGDTVRPMKELKDFRKVLLAPGESREVEFALIEPQLRYHHADLSFDSDSGEFAVFTGPNSRDTTEGRFRLVKETGK from the coding sequence ATGGAACAACAACTGAATTCCTATCTGCAAAATATGACGCTTGAAGAAAAAGTCGATCAACTGCTCCAACTCGTGGGAGTCTTTTTTGAGGATGCAGAAACGGACGGCCAAATTACCGGACCTATGGAATCTCTGGGGATCACAGAAGAAACGGTCCGTAACGTCGGATCGGTGCTAGGCATCGCAGGAGCCGAGGAAGCTATTCGTGTTCAACAAGCATATCTAAGCAAAAACCGTCTGGGCATTCCGCTTCTAATTATGGCAGACATTGTACATGGCTTCAAAACGATTTTTCCCATACCGTTGGCTATTGGCTGTTCATGGAATGTGCAGCTCGCAGAAGAGAGCGCTACCATTGCTGCCAGAGAAGCTTCTGTGTCCGGTGTTCATGTCACCTTTGCCCCGATGGTGGACTTGGTACGTGACCCGCGCTGGGGCCGTGTAATGGAATCTACAGGGGAAGACCCTTACCTCAACAGTGTATTTGCCCGCGCTTTCGTACGCGGCTTTCAAGGCAAAGACCTGACAAACGATACAGACCGGGTGGCGGCGTGCGTGAAGCATTTTGCCGCATACGGGGCAGGCGAAGGCGGACGGGATTACAATACTGTCGATCTGTCCGCATGGCAGTTGCGCGAGTATTATCTCCCTTCCTACAAAGCTGCGTTAGATGAAGGCTGCGAGATGGTGATGACCTCCTTCAATACCGTAGAAGGTGTAGCTGCAACGGGCAACAAGCGCCTGATGCGCGATTTGCTTCGCGACGAGTGGGGCTTTGACGGCGTGCTCATCTCGGATTGGGCCGCCATCAAGGAGCTTATTCCCCACGGCATTGCCGAAGATGAGCGTGAGGCAGCACAGAAAGCACTGCTGGCGGGCGTAGACATTGAAATGATGACCTCCTGTTATAACGGGCATCTGCCTGAGCTGGTTCGCAGCGGGCAGCTGGATGAAGCGCTCGTCGATGAAGCGGTCATGCGTGTGTTGAAGCTTAAGCAAAAGCTGGGCTTGTTCGACAATCCGCTGCGTGGCGCAGACCCAGAGCGGGAACGTGAAGTTGTGTTCTGCGAAGCTCACCGGGCGGTTGCCAAGGAATTGGCGATCAAATCATGCGTACTGCTCAAAAACGATTCCGTTCTTCCACTGAATCGCAGTCAGCATATCGCACTGATCGGTCCTTTTGCAGAGAGCGGTGATATTCTCGGCTCTTGGTCGTGGAGTGGTTCGCAAGAAGAGGCTGTTCAAGTCATTGACGGATTCAAATCAAAAATATCCTCCTCGCTGCTCTCGGTAGCGACTGGATGCTCTATAGATGAAATATCCGAGGAACAATATGCAGAAGCGCTGCAAACTGCCAGCCAAGCAGAGGTTATCGTACTGGCGCTCGGCGAGCGCTCGGATATGAGTGGCGAAGCGGGCAGCCGCTCGGATATTCGCCTGCCACAAGCCCAACTGGAACTGATGAAACGCTTGAAAACGCTGAACAAGCCTATGGTAGCCGTGCTGTTCAACGGTCGTCCCCTGGATCTGCACGGTGTTATTGAAGAAGCAGACGCCGTACTGGAAGCCTGGTTCCCCGGCGGTGAAGGCGGCGCGGCTATTGCCGATCTGCTGTACGGCGATGCCGAACCAACAGGTCGCCTGACGATGTCCTTTCCGCAATCGGTGGGGCAGGTCCCTGTGTACTACAATCATTTTAATACAGGTCGTCCGCAGTTGGATCCGAATACAAAGGAACGCTACGTCTCCCAATACCTAGACGTACCGAACGAACCTTTATTCCCGTTTGGCTATGGCTTAAGCTATACAACAGTAGCCTATGATAGCATACAGCTTTCCAGCAACACCCTCACTCCCGGTCAAGCATTGGCAGTGAAGGTACGGGTAACGAACACAGGAACACGTCCTGTCGAGGAAACAGTTCAATTCTATGTCCGCGATATCAGCGGAGATACGGTTCGCCCGATGAAAGAGCTGAAAGATTTCCGCAAGGTTCTACTTGCCCCGGGCGAAAGCCGGGAAGTGGAATTTGCATTGATCGAGCCTCAGTTGCGCTATCACCATGCAGACCTGAGCTTTGATAGTGACAGCGGTGAATTCGCCGTCTTTACAGGACCTAACAGCCGAGATACTACAGAAGGACGTTTTCGGTTAGTGAAAGAAACAGGAAAGTGA
- a CDS encoding extracellular solute-binding protein — translation MMKRTLGIILASTLLLGGALAGCSSKDESSGKDANGKTTITLWGMGAEGKLLPEIVKDFEKENPDIHVDVQALPWDNAHDKLLTAVASKSGPDVVQLGTSWVPELASAGALTDITPYISKYSELKSKNFFPGAVDTAKFDGKPVGVPWYTETKILFYRSDLLKQVGYNEAPKTWEELSDAAQKLAARGKGKYGIAINAKEQSLGFMFALQNGSKLIDEQGNPLFNQPPFVEAVKYLNTFFQNGSNALDLGIDSVQGLQGDGIVPMFISGPFMIREIKSKAPELDGKWNIAELPGKENNLSVLGGSNLSIMQFSKHPEESAKFLAYMSKPETQLKWMELSSTLPAATKSWEDAKLKNDPMLQTIRKQLDHSAALPQLAAWEEVSQQFIKSFERIYRGQADVQKEMDDFNQQAASIMKK, via the coding sequence ATGATGAAAAGAACGTTAGGGATCATTTTGGCAAGCACCTTATTATTGGGGGGCGCGTTGGCAGGCTGTTCGTCCAAGGATGAATCATCCGGCAAGGATGCGAATGGAAAAACGACGATTACCCTATGGGGCATGGGAGCAGAAGGTAAGCTGCTGCCTGAGATTGTAAAGGATTTTGAAAAGGAAAATCCTGATATTCATGTAGATGTGCAGGCACTGCCTTGGGATAACGCTCACGATAAGCTGCTGACAGCAGTTGCTTCCAAATCCGGTCCGGATGTGGTTCAATTGGGTACATCATGGGTTCCGGAACTTGCATCTGCGGGTGCATTGACGGACATCACTCCTTATATCAGTAAATATTCTGAGCTGAAATCGAAGAATTTCTTCCCGGGTGCTGTGGATACGGCAAAATTTGACGGGAAACCTGTAGGCGTTCCTTGGTATACCGAAACGAAGATTTTGTTCTACCGTTCAGATCTATTAAAGCAAGTTGGATATAATGAAGCACCTAAAACGTGGGAAGAACTTTCTGACGCTGCTCAAAAGCTGGCAGCGCGTGGCAAAGGGAAATATGGTATTGCCATTAATGCGAAGGAGCAGTCTCTGGGCTTTATGTTCGCTCTTCAGAACGGCTCCAAGCTGATCGATGAGCAGGGCAATCCGCTGTTCAACCAGCCACCGTTTGTAGAAGCTGTGAAGTATTTGAACACCTTTTTCCAAAACGGCTCCAATGCCCTAGATCTTGGGATAGATTCCGTTCAGGGATTGCAAGGTGATGGTATCGTTCCTATGTTTATCAGCGGTCCTTTCATGATTAGAGAAATCAAGAGCAAAGCACCTGAGCTGGATGGAAAATGGAATATAGCCGAGCTTCCTGGCAAAGAAAACAACCTGTCTGTTTTGGGCGGGTCGAACCTTTCAATTATGCAGTTTAGCAAACACCCAGAGGAATCGGCCAAATTCCTGGCTTACATGAGTAAACCGGAAACGCAGCTGAAATGGATGGAACTGTCCAGTACCTTGCCTGCTGCTACCAAGTCATGGGAAGATGCAAAACTGAAGAATGATCCGATGCTTCAAACGATTCGTAAACAGCTTGATCATTCCGCAGCATTACCGCAACTGGCAGCATGGGAAGAGGTTTCTCAGCAATTCATCAAGAGCTTCGAACGCATTTACCGTGGTCAAGCCGACGTACAGAAGGAAATGGACGACTTTAACCAGCAAGCTGCAAGTATTATGAAAAAATAA
- a CDS encoding carbohydrate ABC transporter permease — MKGSSQKLAPYLFIGPSIILLTLFSLLPILLALVISFTDMDLSGLVNYDHIRFLGLENYKNVLIDPSFLKSIGNTLFFVIIGVPLVLLFSLSIAILINMGKSRAFKVFRVVFYLPSVTNVVAVAVVWSYLYNPTLGLFNYVLGMMNLDPVPWLTDPTMAKISLILLAVWRGIGLNMIIFIAAIKGIPGSYYEAAQLDGANTWQQIRYITLPQLRYAIFFVSITTMIGWLQFFEEPFVMTKGKPLDGTLSASLFIYNNGFQFSKFGYAAAGSFILFFAIIAVTLIQFRLQNKAES, encoded by the coding sequence ATGAAAGGAAGCTCGCAGAAGCTTGCGCCATACTTGTTTATCGGTCCCTCCATCATTCTGCTGACGCTGTTTTCGCTGTTGCCGATTTTACTGGCACTCGTGATCAGCTTTACAGATATGGATTTGTCAGGGCTAGTAAATTATGATCATATTCGATTTTTAGGACTGGAAAATTACAAGAATGTGCTAATAGACCCTTCTTTTCTAAAGTCTATTGGGAACACTCTATTTTTCGTCATCATCGGGGTTCCTTTAGTGCTATTGTTTTCACTCAGCATTGCGATCCTGATCAACATGGGTAAATCACGTGCTTTCAAAGTTTTCCGCGTGGTGTTCTATCTGCCGTCCGTCACGAACGTGGTGGCGGTAGCGGTGGTCTGGAGTTATTTGTATAATCCGACCCTCGGGCTATTCAACTATGTACTGGGCATGATGAATCTGGATCCGGTTCCATGGCTGACCGATCCTACGATGGCGAAAATTTCACTTATTTTATTGGCTGTTTGGCGGGGAATAGGCTTAAATATGATTATTTTCATTGCTGCCATTAAAGGGATTCCGGGTTCCTACTATGAAGCGGCTCAGCTTGATGGGGCCAATACATGGCAACAAATTCGTTATATTACCCTTCCGCAGCTTCGCTATGCTATTTTCTTCGTGTCCATTACGACGATGATCGGCTGGCTGCAATTTTTCGAGGAACCGTTCGTCATGACCAAAGGAAAACCGCTTGACGGCACGCTATCAGCATCCCTGTTTATATACAATAACGGTTTCCAATTTAGTAAATTCGGTTATGCCGCGGCGGGATCGTTCATTCTGTTCTTTGCGATCATCGCGGTGACGCTGATTCAGTTCCGTTTGCAAAATAAAGCGGAGTCCTGA
- a CDS encoding carbohydrate ABC transporter permease: MKTAVQQAHANSRSGEKTFQWFVAILLTVGGLLMVLPFAWMILSSFKTESEVTQIPPTIWPQHFTLDNFKTLFDSMAFGTYLTNTLVIVLASFFGLFLNAMAGYGFAKFKFKGKGFLFYLVLATMMVPGQVTMIPVYLILNQMGLTNTMMGIVLPGLVGAFAIFLFRQFMSDIPEELLEATRLDGAGEFRTFLQIVLPISTPILAVQAILTFIGGWNSFLWPLIIANDEKLYTLSVGLSLLKGQNESQFALQMAGSTFMVVPIMIIFIVFQKYIIENYTISGIK; encoded by the coding sequence GTGAAAACAGCTGTTCAGCAAGCCCACGCCAATTCGCGCAGTGGAGAGAAAACATTTCAATGGTTCGTGGCGATTCTCCTGACCGTGGGAGGTCTGTTGATGGTGCTGCCTTTTGCGTGGATGATTTTATCCTCCTTTAAGACGGAGAGCGAGGTAACCCAAATTCCTCCAACCATCTGGCCGCAGCATTTCACATTGGACAATTTTAAAACACTATTTGATAGCATGGCTTTTGGCACCTATCTGACGAATACGCTGGTGATTGTATTAGCTTCCTTTTTCGGATTATTCCTGAACGCCATGGCAGGCTACGGGTTTGCCAAATTCAAATTTAAAGGTAAAGGTTTCCTGTTCTATTTGGTGCTGGCCACGATGATGGTTCCGGGGCAGGTGACGATGATTCCTGTGTATTTGATTTTGAACCAGATGGGATTAACCAACACCATGATGGGGATTGTACTTCCTGGCTTGGTAGGTGCCTTCGCCATCTTCCTGTTCCGGCAGTTCATGTCCGATATTCCGGAAGAACTGCTGGAGGCAACGCGCCTTGATGGTGCAGGGGAGTTTCGTACTTTCCTGCAAATCGTACTGCCTATCTCAACACCGATTTTGGCCGTACAGGCCATTCTGACCTTTATCGGCGGTTGGAACAGCTTCCTGTGGCCGCTCATTATTGCGAACGATGAGAAGCTGTATACGTTGTCCGTGGGACTATCGTTGCTCAAAGGCCAAAATGAGAGCCAGTTCGCGCTCCAGATGGCAGGCTCGACCTTCATGGTCGTACCGATTATGATCATATTCATTGTTTTCCAGAAGTATATTATCGAGAATTATACGATTTCGGGCATTAAGTAG